DNA sequence from the Streptomyces sp. HUAS 15-9 genome:
CTTCGTTCTCGCCCTACGGCTCCCGATCCGCAGGGCGGTCGCCGCACTGGCGGTGTCCGGTCTGGCGACCTTCGTCGTCGAAGGTGTCATCGGCGGGGTGGGATACAGCGCGACCGGCCTGGTCGCGGTCGCCGTCTTCTCCGTGGCCGTTCTGGTGGGCACTGCCCTGCGCGCCCGCAGCGAGGCCCGTACCCAGCTGGTCGAGCAGGAGACGATCACCGCGGAGGAGCGGGCCCGCCGCACCCTGCTGGAGGAGCGCAGCCGTATCGCGCGCGAACTGCACGACGTGGTCGCGCACCACATGTCGGTGATCTCCATCCAGGCTCAGGTGGCCCCGCACCTGGTGGAGAACCCCTCCGAGGAGCTGAAGGAGAACCTGGCCGGCATCCGCCAGAACGCCTTGGAGGCACTCACCGAACTGCGCCGGGTGCTGGGCGTCCTGCGCTCGGAGAACCCGGACGAACCGGCCCCGGACTCCCCGCAGCCCACCCTCGACCGGCTCGACGCCCTCATCGAGAACACCCGGGCCGCCGGCCTGGACGTGGTCACCGACATCGCCGGCGAACCGTGCCCCTACCCGCCCGGCGTGGAACTGTCCGCGTACCGGATCGTCCAGGAGGCCCTCAGCAACGTCCTGCGCCACGCACCGGGTTCCAAGGTCAGGGTGGAGGTCAGCCACTTCTCCGAGGGCGTTCACCTGGGAGTCATCAACTCCCGCCCCGACCGGCCGGTTCCCCCTTCCCCGGGCACGGGCCACGGCCTGCTGGGCATGAGGGAACGTGCGACGATGCTGGGCGGCCATGTCACGGCGACCCCCACCCTGCACGGTGGCTTCATGGTGACGGCTTTCCTGCCCAAGGACGCATGCGTGGCCCGGCCGCCCCTGCCTCCCACTGACCCGGCGGCCGCCGACGGCGGAATCCCCCCACAGAAGCCACCCGCCCCCGCGACCGAAGGCCACGTGCCCACCCCCGACGAAGGAGCCCAGACCCCATGACACCCGTCGGTCCGGACCCCATCCGCGTGCTGATCGCCGACGACCAGCAAATGGTCCGCCAGGGCTTCACGGTGCTGCTCAACACCCAGCCCGACATCGACGTGATCGGGCAGGCGGTGGACGGCAGGGACGCCATCGCCAAGGTGTCCGAACTGACCCCGGACGTCGTCCTGATGGACATCCGCATGCCCGAAATGAGCGGTATCGAGGCCACCCGCCGCATCACCACCGACGACCCCGCCGTCAAGGTCCTGGTCCTCACCACCTTCGACCTGGACGAGTACGTCTACGAGGCGCTCCGTGCCGGCGCCTCCGGCTTCCTGCTCAAGGACGCCTCCGCGGACCAACTCGCCGAGGCGGTCAGAGTGGTGGCCGCCGGAGACGCCCTGCTCGCCCCCGGCATCACTCGCCGTCTGATCGCCGAGTTCTCCCGCCTGGACGGCCCCCGTCGCGCCCCGCTGAGGCAACGCGTCGGCGACCTGACCGAGCGCGAGACGGAGGTGCTGGCCCTGATCGCCCAGGGCCTGTCGAACGCGGAGATCGCCGAACGGCTGGTGGTGGCCGAGCAGA
Encoded proteins:
- a CDS encoding sensor histidine kinase, which encodes MTPTDPTAADGETPPHPAEVPAPTPEPGPETAGEPAPAPNRAPEPARETLLNRLRTRTRRWLHILKYLIATWIALGITLAGGDELSTSYGFNTEDGLLAGFAQGLAVVLSQSRPVPAWGISLAAMVATATAARPALADAPQPGPDWPWATPQVLAHAFVFFVLALRLPIRRAVAALAVSGLATFVVEGVIGGVGYSATGLVAVAVFSVAVLVGTALRARSEARTQLVEQETITAEERARRTLLEERSRIARELHDVVAHHMSVISIQAQVAPHLVENPSEELKENLAGIRQNALEALTELRRVLGVLRSENPDEPAPDSPQPTLDRLDALIENTRAAGLDVVTDIAGEPCPYPPGVELSAYRIVQEALSNVLRHAPGSKVRVEVSHFSEGVHLGVINSRPDRPVPPSPGTGHGLLGMRERATMLGGHVTATPTLHGGFMVTAFLPKDACVARPPLPPTDPAAADGGIPPQKPPAPATEGHVPTPDEGAQTP
- a CDS encoding response regulator, translated to MTPVGPDPIRVLIADDQQMVRQGFTVLLNTQPDIDVIGQAVDGRDAIAKVSELTPDVVLMDIRMPEMSGIEATRRITTDDPAVKVLVLTTFDLDEYVYEALRAGASGFLLKDASADQLAEAVRVVAAGDALLAPGITRRLIAEFSRLDGPRRAPLRQRVGDLTERETEVLALIAQGLSNAEIAERLVVAEQTVKTHVGRILVKLGLRDRTQAAVFAYESGLVRPGTR